ATCCAAACCTAGGCCAAGAAAAAAAATAAGGAAATCATTTCGGGACGGTGAAAGGGAGGTGAACAGAATCTCCCACATCGATTCCGTTCTTTTTAAACCAACCCTGATTTACTTCCAGGGCGTACTGGGCCGGCCGGGCGGAAACGCGCGTCCGCAGACTGAAAGGTTCCATATCCTGGATGTCCACGATCCTTCCTTGTTGATCGATGAAAGCAATGGAAAGAGGGATGCGGGTATTTTTCATCCAGAAAGAAAGCATTTCTTCCCGATCATAAATAAAGAGCATGCCTTCGTCTTTTCCAAGGCTTTCCCGGAACATCAACCCTTTGGCTTTCTCCCTTTCCGTTCGGGCCACTTCAACTCTTATTTTTTTCTCCTTGAGAGTTAGAAAGATGAAAGTTTGTTCGTTCGGGAAGGCGCTTTCACTCTCAAAAGTCA
This window of the Deltaproteobacteria bacterium genome carries:
- a CDS encoding DUF192 domain-containing protein, encoding MARTEREKAKGLMFRESLGKDEGMLFIYDREEMLSFWMKNTRIPLSIAFIDQQGRIVDIQDMEPFSLRTRVSARPAQYALEVNQGWFKKNGIDVGDSVHLPFTVPK